Proteins encoded together in one Drosophila albomicans strain 15112-1751.03 chromosome 2R, ASM965048v2, whole genome shotgun sequence window:
- the LOC117574063 gene encoding 40S ribosomal protein S8, producing the protein MGISRDSSHKRRATGGKRKSLRKKRKFELGRPAANTKLGSSRVHTVRTRGGNTKFRALRLENGNFAWASEGVARKTRIADVVYNASNNELVRTKTLVKNSIVVIDATPFRQWYESHYVLPLGRKRNPKHAQKEDENDVLTKKRSEKTMKKYLERQKYGKVEQALEDQFTSGRILACISSRPGQCGRSDGYILEGKELEFYLKKIKSKK; encoded by the exons ATGG GTATTAGCCGTGATAGTTCACACAAGCGTCGTGCCACTGGTGGCAAGCGTAAGTCGCTCCGCAAGAAGCGCAAGTTCGAGCTGGGCCGCCCCGCTGCCAACACCAAG CTTGGCTCTTCCCGCGTGCACACCGTGCGCACTCGTGGTGGTAACACCAAGTTCCGCGCTCTGCGCCTTGAGAACGGTAACTTTGCGTGGGCCTCTGAGGGTGTTGCCCGCAAAACTCGTATTGCCGATGTTGTGTACAATGCCTCCAACAACGAGCTGGTGCGCACCAAGACGCTGGTGAAGAACAGCATTGTTGTCATCGATGCCACGCCATTCCGTCAATGGTACGAGTCACACTATGTGTTGCCTTTGGGACGCAAGCGTAATCCCAAGCACGCACAGAAGGAGGATGAGAACGATGTGCTGACCAAGAAGCGCAGCGAAAAGACCATGAAGAAGTACCTGGAGCGCCAAAAGTACGGCAAGGTCGAGCAGGCTCTTGAGGATCAGTTCACCTCTGGTCGCATCTTGG CTTGCATCTCTTCCCGCCCCGGACAGTGCGGTCGCTCCGATGGCTACATTCTGGAAGGCAAGGAATTGGAATTCTACCTTAAGAAGATCAAGTCTAAGAAATAA